Proteins co-encoded in one Kribbella solani genomic window:
- a CDS encoding metallopeptidase TldD-related protein, protein MTGIQLTPQDTIERGLALAAAEGADGCVVLVAETSSANLRWANNTLTTNGAMRGSSVTVITTVGAGEGTAAGVIGRSSVTEDTLREIVAAAIATARAAGPAEDARPLVEGTTGADWALEPEETSVGVYEKFAPALGESLRRATQQDRRLYGFADHEVVTLYVGSSAGLRLRQALPRGYVSSTGKNADLSHSAWVGTATRDFADVDPLALDAELTRRLGWATRTVSVDAGRHPTILPPAAVADLMTYLFWQLDGRDAFEGQTVFSKSGGGTRLGDTLSPQPVNLRSDPSLSGLEAFAFAVARTSGGSSSVFDNGLTLAATDWIRSGKLESLMTSRHTADLIGVPAATPNIGNYVLSVDAATGTTDDLVAGLGNGLLLTCLWYIRMVDPQTLLLTGLTRDGVYLVENGEVTGAVNNFRFNESPVDLLARFTTAGATVPAFSREWGDYFSRTATPPLLVPDFNMSSVSQAS, encoded by the coding sequence GTGACGGGCATCCAACTCACCCCGCAGGACACGATCGAGCGGGGACTCGCGCTGGCCGCGGCCGAAGGCGCCGACGGCTGCGTCGTACTGGTAGCGGAGACTTCGAGCGCGAACCTGCGCTGGGCCAACAACACCCTGACCACGAACGGCGCGATGCGCGGCTCGAGCGTGACCGTGATCACCACGGTCGGGGCCGGCGAGGGTACGGCGGCCGGCGTGATCGGCCGTTCGTCGGTCACCGAGGACACGCTCCGTGAGATCGTCGCGGCGGCGATCGCGACCGCCCGCGCGGCCGGCCCGGCCGAGGACGCGCGCCCGCTGGTCGAGGGCACGACCGGCGCCGACTGGGCGCTGGAACCCGAGGAGACCTCGGTCGGCGTGTACGAGAAGTTCGCGCCGGCGCTCGGTGAATCGCTGCGGCGCGCTACCCAGCAGGACCGCCGCCTGTACGGTTTCGCCGACCACGAGGTCGTCACGCTGTACGTCGGCTCGTCCGCCGGGCTGCGGCTGCGGCAGGCGCTCCCCCGCGGCTACGTGTCGTCGACCGGCAAGAACGCCGACCTCAGCCACTCGGCCTGGGTCGGCACCGCCACCAGGGACTTCGCCGACGTCGACCCGCTGGCGCTGGATGCCGAGCTGACCCGGCGGCTCGGCTGGGCGACCCGGACCGTCTCGGTGGACGCCGGCCGGCACCCGACGATCCTCCCGCCCGCCGCGGTCGCGGATCTGATGACGTACTTGTTCTGGCAGCTCGACGGCCGGGACGCGTTCGAAGGCCAGACCGTCTTCTCCAAGTCCGGAGGCGGCACGCGGCTCGGTGACACGCTGTCGCCGCAGCCGGTGAACCTGCGCTCCGACCCGTCTTTGTCCGGCCTGGAGGCGTTCGCGTTCGCGGTCGCGCGTACGTCGGGTGGTTCGTCGAGCGTGTTCGACAACGGGCTGACGCTGGCCGCGACGGACTGGATTCGGAGCGGGAAGCTGGAGAGCCTGATGACCAGCCGGCACACCGCCGACCTGATCGGCGTACCAGCGGCAACGCCGAACATCGGCAACTACGTACTGTCAGTGGACGCCGCGACCGGTACGACCGACGACCTGGTCGCGGGGCTCGGCAACGGCCTGCTGCTGACCTGCCTCTGGTACATCCGGATGGTGGATCCGCAGACGCTGCTGCTGACCGGGCTGACCCGCGACGGCGTCTACCTGGTCGAGAACGGCGAGGTGACCGGCGCCGTGAACAACTTCCGCTTCAACGAGAGCCCGGTCGACCTGCTGGCCCGGTTCACGACCGCGGGCGCCACGGTGCCGGCGTTCTCGCGGGAGTGGGGCGACTACTTCTCACGGACCGCGACGCCGCCGCTGCTGGTGCCGGACTTCAACATGTCGAGCGTCAGCCAGGCAAGCTGA
- a CDS encoding DUF805 domain-containing protein, whose protein sequence is MQWYIDVLKKYAVFTGRARRKEYWLFVLFSTIVSIILSTLDRILGLDFSSSNSGGWLQTIYSLAILLPGIGVAIRRMHDTGRSGWWVLINLIPCVGFIWFIVLAAQEGNAGDNQYGPDPKAAERFGGPGMAGPTEPGYPTV, encoded by the coding sequence ATGCAGTGGTACATCGACGTTCTCAAGAAGTACGCCGTGTTCACCGGGCGGGCCCGGCGCAAAGAGTACTGGCTGTTCGTGCTCTTCAGCACGATCGTCTCGATCATCCTGTCCACCCTGGACCGGATCCTCGGGCTCGACTTCAGTTCGAGCAACTCCGGTGGCTGGCTGCAGACGATCTACAGCCTGGCCATCCTGCTGCCGGGGATCGGTGTGGCGATCCGGCGGATGCACGACACCGGGCGTTCCGGCTGGTGGGTCCTGATCAACCTGATCCCGTGTGTCGGTTTCATCTGGTTCATCGTGCTGGCCGCCCAGGAGGGCAACGCCGGTGACAACCAGTACGGTCCGGACCCGAAGGCGGCCGAGCGGTTCGGCGGCCCGGGCATGGCTGGTCCGACGGAGCCGGGCTACCCGACCGTCTGA